From Actinosynnema mirum DSM 43827, a single genomic window includes:
- a CDS encoding RNA-binding S4 domain-containing protein — MRIREVEIADDMIRLGQFLKLAGLAEHGAHARELVEEGEVTVNGRPESRRGAQLKNGDVVAVDGEKARLVARATEAGADPAVDATVDTDAG, encoded by the coding sequence ATGCGCATCCGCGAAGTGGAGATCGCCGACGACATGATCAGGCTCGGCCAGTTCCTCAAGCTGGCGGGCCTGGCCGAGCACGGCGCCCACGCCAGGGAACTCGTCGAGGAGGGCGAGGTCACGGTCAACGGACGGCCCGAGTCCCGGCGCGGCGCGCAGCTCAAGAACGGCGACGTCGTCGCGGTCGACGGCGAGAAGGCCCGCCTGGTCGCGCGCGCCACCGAGGCCGGCGCCGACCCGGCCGTCGACGCCACCGTCGACACCGACGCCGGCTGA
- a CDS encoding sugar transferase, giving the protein MSEQVQPTRRRAVVGVAPTHRTRSARRTAAHRAHPAARQQSPQSPPQAQPPVNRWEPAYRRSVIAADLLCTLLVVLLAGYLMSVNHVTFGPLHLVALEAVTVVVVVGSLCVNRVWSASVLGQGAEEFRRLGRAIGSAVVVMGLGALAVGLPGGRSWVFLVGPAVALVAFPVRYALRRPLHRARGEGRCLLPVLAAGNVDTVKDLIGRTRRAPHLGWRVDAICTVDGRAEMGVEVDGIPVVGRFGELAEQVRRGGYRIVAVTPDAYWTPKRLQQLAWDLEGSGTEMVVAPALMDFAGPRLHVTGVLGMPLLRVSEPVFTGFRRVVKATFDRLGSAVLLTLLAPVLLTVAVAIMIDSRGPVLYRQSRVGKDGVPFTILKFRTMVTNADALRSQLQSVNEGSGVLFKMRRDPRVTGVGRVLRRYSLDELPQLLNVLGGTMSLVGPRPPLPEESAKYGPDVRRRLLVKPGLTGLWQVSGRSDLSWEESVRLDLRYVEDWSLALDALILWKTFRAVFGGQGAY; this is encoded by the coding sequence ATGAGCGAGCAGGTCCAGCCCACACGACGCAGAGCCGTCGTCGGGGTGGCGCCTACCCACCGCACGAGGAGCGCACGTCGCACCGCCGCCCATCGTGCCCACCCGGCCGCGCGGCAGCAGTCGCCGCAGTCCCCGCCGCAGGCCCAACCGCCGGTGAACCGCTGGGAACCGGCGTACCGGCGCAGCGTCATCGCCGCCGACCTGCTCTGCACCCTCCTGGTGGTCCTGCTGGCCGGCTACCTCATGTCGGTCAACCACGTCACGTTCGGCCCGCTGCACCTCGTCGCCCTCGAAGCGGTCACCGTCGTGGTGGTCGTGGGCTCGCTGTGCGTGAACCGGGTCTGGAGCGCGTCCGTCCTGGGGCAGGGCGCCGAGGAGTTCCGAAGACTGGGCCGCGCGATCGGCTCCGCCGTCGTGGTCATGGGCCTGGGCGCGCTGGCGGTGGGCCTGCCCGGCGGGCGGAGCTGGGTGTTCCTGGTCGGACCGGCGGTCGCGCTGGTCGCCTTCCCGGTCCGCTACGCGCTGCGCCGCCCGCTGCACCGCGCCCGCGGTGAGGGCCGCTGCCTGCTGCCGGTGCTGGCCGCGGGCAACGTCGACACCGTCAAGGACCTGATCGGCCGCACCCGCCGCGCCCCGCACCTGGGCTGGCGCGTCGACGCGATCTGCACCGTCGACGGCCGCGCCGAGATGGGCGTCGAGGTGGACGGCATCCCCGTGGTCGGCCGCTTCGGCGAGCTGGCCGAGCAGGTGCGCCGGGGCGGCTACCGCATCGTCGCGGTCACCCCCGACGCCTACTGGACGCCCAAGCGCCTCCAGCAGCTCGCCTGGGACCTGGAGGGCTCCGGCACCGAGATGGTCGTCGCGCCCGCCCTGATGGACTTCGCCGGACCGCGCCTGCACGTCACCGGCGTGCTCGGGATGCCGCTGCTGCGGGTGTCCGAGCCGGTCTTCACCGGTTTCCGCCGCGTGGTCAAGGCCACCTTCGACCGCCTCGGCTCGGCGGTCCTGCTCACCCTCCTCGCCCCGGTCCTGCTGACCGTGGCCGTCGCGATCATGATCGACAGCCGGGGTCCGGTGCTCTACAGGCAGAGCCGCGTGGGCAAGGACGGCGTTCCCTTCACGATCCTGAAGTTCCGGACGATGGTGACCAATGCCGACGCGCTGCGCTCGCAGCTCCAGTCGGTCAACGAGGGCTCCGGCGTGCTGTTCAAGATGCGCCGCGACCCGAGGGTGACCGGCGTCGGCCGCGTCCTGCGCCGCTACTCGCTGGACGAGCTGCCCCAGCTGCTCAACGTGCTCGGAGGGACCATGTCGCTGGTGGGTCCCCGGCCGCCGCTGCCCGAGGAGAGCGCCAAGTACGGCCCCGACGTGCGGCGCCGACTGCTGGTCAAGCCCGGTCTGACCGGCCTGTGGCAGGTCTCCGGGCGCAGCGACCTGTCGTGGGAGGAGTCCGTGCGGCTCGACCTGCGGTACGTGGAGGACTGGTCGCTCGCGCTGGACGCGCTGATCCTGTGGAAGACCTTCCGCGCCGTCTTCGGCGGTCAGGGGGCCTACTGA
- a CDS encoding Gfo/Idh/MocA family protein, which produces MDQPIGVAVIGAGYWGPNLVRNAQATPAMTLRYLCDLDTDKAHRVLGGYSTVRVSGSLEEVLADPAVDAVAIATPAATHLPVAMAALRAGKHVLVEKPLAANYADGHRLVREAEERGLTLMLDHTFCYTPAVQHLRHLVRSGEIGTVQYLDSVRVNLGLVQPDVDVLWDLAPHDLSIFDAILPDGVHVTRVAAHGSDPIGAGRACIGHLTLELSDGVLAHVHVNWLSPTKIRTMIVGGSRRTVVWDDLNIVQRISVHDRGADLTPADLGEAERRQAIISYRRGETVAPALPEREALRGVMAEFAASITEKRAPLTDGWSGLRVLAILEAASASLAGGGEFVRVRDARRPAEWEEAVA; this is translated from the coding sequence ATGGACCAGCCGATCGGCGTCGCCGTCATCGGCGCCGGCTACTGGGGCCCGAACCTGGTGCGCAACGCCCAGGCGACCCCGGCCATGACGCTGCGCTACCTGTGCGACCTGGACACCGACAAGGCCCACCGGGTCCTCGGCGGCTACTCCACGGTCCGCGTGTCCGGCTCGCTGGAGGAGGTGCTGGCCGACCCCGCCGTCGACGCGGTCGCCATCGCCACCCCGGCCGCCACCCACCTGCCCGTCGCCATGGCCGCCCTGCGCGCGGGCAAGCACGTGCTGGTGGAGAAGCCCCTCGCGGCGAACTACGCGGACGGCCACCGGCTGGTCCGCGAGGCCGAGGAGCGGGGCCTGACCCTCATGCTCGACCACACCTTCTGCTACACCCCGGCCGTGCAGCACCTGCGCCACCTGGTGCGCTCCGGCGAGATCGGCACCGTCCAGTACCTGGACTCGGTGCGGGTCAACCTGGGCCTGGTGCAGCCGGACGTGGACGTGCTGTGGGACCTCGCCCCGCACGACCTGTCGATCTTCGACGCGATCCTGCCCGACGGCGTGCACGTCACCCGCGTGGCCGCGCACGGCTCCGACCCGATCGGCGCCGGTCGCGCCTGCATCGGGCACCTCACCCTGGAGCTGTCCGACGGCGTCCTCGCGCACGTGCACGTCAACTGGCTGTCGCCCACCAAGATCCGCACGATGATCGTCGGCGGCTCGCGCCGCACCGTCGTGTGGGACGACCTGAACATCGTGCAGCGGATCTCCGTGCACGACCGCGGCGCCGACCTCACCCCGGCCGACCTGGGCGAGGCCGAGCGCAGGCAGGCGATCATCTCCTACCGCCGCGGCGAGACCGTCGCGCCCGCGCTGCCCGAGCGCGAGGCCCTGCGCGGCGTCATGGCGGAGTTCGCCGCGTCCATCACCGAGAAGCGCGCTCCCCTGACCGACGGCTGGTCCGGGCTGCGCGTGCTGGCCATCCTTGAGGCGGCCTCGGCGAGTCTCGCCGGGGGCGGGGAGTTCGTGAGGGTCCGGGACGCGCGTCGCCCGGCCGAGTGGGAAGAGGCGGTTGCATGA
- the rfbC gene encoding dTDP-4-dehydrorhamnose 3,5-epimerase → MSGVVTPKQGMDMTVTPTEIDGVRVVQPEWFEDERGFFFESYSKRRWEQHGLHLDFVQDNHSRSSRGVLRGLHFQTGLAPQHRLVRCTVGAIWDVVVDIRVGSPTFGKWFGIELSATNRTQLLMGPGFAHGFAVLSDVAEVQYKTTGFHTPEAEGLLAWDDPDVGIPWPIEDPTLSAKDSANPSLAAYRENPAFHHGVEA, encoded by the coding sequence ATGAGCGGGGTGGTCACCCCCAAGCAGGGCATGGACATGACGGTCACGCCGACGGAGATCGACGGCGTGCGCGTGGTCCAGCCCGAGTGGTTCGAGGACGAGCGCGGCTTCTTCTTCGAGTCCTACAGCAAGCGCCGCTGGGAGCAGCACGGGCTGCACCTGGACTTCGTGCAGGACAACCACTCCCGGTCCAGCAGGGGGGTGCTGCGCGGGCTGCACTTCCAGACCGGACTCGCCCCGCAGCACCGGCTGGTGCGCTGCACCGTCGGCGCCATCTGGGACGTGGTGGTCGACATCCGGGTCGGCTCGCCGACCTTCGGCAAGTGGTTCGGGATCGAGCTGTCCGCGACCAACCGCACCCAGCTGCTGATGGGGCCGGGCTTCGCGCACGGCTTCGCGGTGCTGTCCGACGTCGCCGAGGTCCAGTACAAGACCACCGGCTTCCACACCCCCGAGGCCGAGGGCCTGCTGGCCTGGGACGACCCGGACGTGGGCATCCCGTGGCCGATCGAGGACCCGACGCTGTCCGCGAAGGACTCGGCCAACCCGAGCCTCGCCGCCTACCGGGAGAACCCGGCCTTCCACCACGGAGTTGAAGCGTGA
- a CDS encoding SDR family NAD(P)-dependent oxidoreductase: protein MNLRDARVLITGGAGLIGSTIADQLVDEGVAEIVVLDNLVRGRMANLATADASGKVRFVEGDIRDVELVKSTMDGVDLLFHQAAIRITQCAEEPRLAHDVLATGTFTVLEAAVEKKVTKVVAASSASVYGLAEVFPTEEDHHPFGNRTLYGAAKVYNEGLLRSFNEMHGLDYVGLRYFNVYGPRMDVFGVYTEVLVRWMERIAEGTPPLILGDGSQTMDFVYSTDIARANVLAAKSDASDEIFNVASGVETSLAQLADALLEVMGRSDLRPEHGPERKVNAVPRRLASTKAAKDRIGFEATTSLHEGLTRLVAWWQDELQGAQR, encoded by the coding sequence GTGAACCTGCGTGACGCGCGAGTCCTGATCACCGGCGGCGCCGGCCTCATCGGCTCGACCATCGCCGACCAGCTCGTCGACGAGGGCGTCGCCGAGATCGTCGTGCTGGACAACCTGGTGCGCGGCCGCATGGCCAACCTCGCCACCGCCGACGCCAGCGGCAAGGTCCGCTTCGTCGAGGGCGACATCCGCGACGTGGAGCTGGTCAAGTCCACGATGGACGGTGTGGACCTGCTGTTCCACCAGGCCGCCATCCGGATCACCCAGTGCGCCGAGGAGCCCCGGCTCGCGCACGACGTGCTGGCCACCGGCACGTTCACTGTGCTCGAAGCCGCCGTGGAGAAGAAGGTCACCAAGGTCGTCGCCGCCTCGTCGGCGTCGGTCTACGGCCTGGCCGAGGTCTTCCCCACCGAGGAGGACCACCACCCGTTCGGCAACCGCACCCTCTACGGGGCCGCGAAGGTCTACAACGAGGGCCTGCTGCGCAGCTTCAACGAGATGCACGGCCTGGACTACGTCGGCCTGCGCTACTTCAACGTGTACGGCCCCCGCATGGACGTCTTCGGCGTCTACACCGAGGTGCTGGTGCGCTGGATGGAGCGCATCGCCGAGGGCACGCCGCCGCTGATCCTGGGCGACGGCAGCCAGACCATGGACTTCGTCTACAGCACCGACATCGCGCGGGCCAACGTGCTCGCCGCGAAGAGCGACGCCTCGGACGAGATCTTCAACGTCGCCTCCGGCGTGGAGACCTCGCTCGCGCAGCTCGCCGACGCGCTGCTGGAGGTCATGGGCCGGTCCGACCTGCGCCCCGAGCACGGCCCGGAGCGCAAGGTCAACGCCGTCCCGCGCAGGCTCGCCTCCACGAAGGCCGCCAAGGACCGCATCGGGTTCGAGGCGACCACGTCACTCCACGAAGGACTCACCCGCCTCGTCGCGTGGTGGCAGGACGAACTCCAGGGAGCGCAGCGATGA
- a CDS encoding DegT/DnrJ/EryC1/StrS family aminotransferase, with the protein MIPITRLHVGQEEADAAAEAVRSGWLSVGPRAGKFEQQVAEQVGAKHAVSVNSATTGLHLALAALGIGEGDEVICPSFTFIATPNSIRYTGATPVFADIDERTYNIDPAHVEQLITPRTRAIMPASQIGLPADLKALRAIADKHGLFLVEDAAPAYGATIDGVRLGAISDLTVFSFDARKILTTGEGGVVTTDNDEWAARLRALRAHAASVSTLARHTSTAVIAESYDEVGFNYKMTDIQAAVGVVQLGKLDHVVKTRRSLAARYDELLKGNDAVVTPFEPEGYGHVYQSYLVRLVRHERMAVMTAMAERGVATRRITACHLEPVYHAGEHNPVLPVTEKVAADHVLLPHFVGLTDEEQDEVVAALSAATA; encoded by the coding sequence ATGATCCCCATCACCCGCCTGCACGTCGGCCAGGAGGAGGCCGACGCCGCCGCCGAGGCCGTGCGCTCCGGCTGGCTGTCGGTCGGCCCGCGCGCCGGCAAGTTCGAGCAGCAGGTCGCCGAGCAGGTCGGCGCGAAGCACGCGGTCAGCGTGAACAGCGCCACCACCGGCCTGCACCTCGCGCTGGCCGCGCTCGGCATCGGCGAGGGCGACGAGGTCATCTGCCCGTCGTTCACCTTCATCGCCACGCCGAACTCGATCCGCTACACCGGCGCCACGCCGGTGTTCGCCGACATCGACGAGCGCACCTACAACATCGACCCCGCGCACGTCGAGCAGCTGATCACCCCGCGCACCAGGGCGATCATGCCCGCGAGCCAGATCGGGCTGCCCGCCGACCTCAAGGCGCTGCGGGCGATCGCGGACAAGCACGGGCTGTTCCTGGTCGAGGACGCGGCGCCCGCCTACGGCGCCACGATCGACGGCGTGCGGCTGGGCGCGATCAGCGACCTGACCGTGTTCAGCTTCGACGCCCGCAAGATCCTCACCACCGGCGAGGGCGGCGTCGTCACCACCGACAACGACGAGTGGGCGGCCAGGCTGCGGGCGCTGCGCGCGCACGCCGCCTCGGTGTCCACGCTGGCCAGGCACACCTCGACGGCGGTCATCGCCGAGAGCTACGACGAGGTGGGCTTCAACTACAAGATGACCGACATCCAGGCCGCGGTGGGCGTGGTGCAGCTGGGCAAGCTGGACCACGTCGTCAAGACCCGCCGCTCGCTGGCCGCGCGCTACGACGAGCTGCTGAAGGGCAACGACGCCGTCGTGACGCCCTTCGAGCCGGAGGGCTACGGCCACGTCTACCAGTCGTACCTGGTGCGCCTGGTCCGGCACGAGCGCATGGCGGTCATGACCGCCATGGCCGAGCGGGGCGTGGCCACCCGCCGCATCACCGCCTGCCACCTGGAGCCCGTGTACCACGCCGGCGAGCACAACCCGGTGCTGCCGGTCACCGAGAAGGTCGCCGCCGACCACGTCCTGCTGCCGCACTTCGTCGGGCTGACCGACGAGGAGCAGGACGAGGTCGTCGCCGCGCTGTCCGCCGCCACCGCCTAG